TCGACCGCATCCGGTGTGTTCAGCCAGGTAAAGAACACATCACTGGTAAGGTTGTTGCGCTCCTCCAGGGTGGCCTGCTCGGGGCCGAAGAACCGGGCGCGCTGGCCATTCACCGTGACCACTTCATTGGCCAGCAGGCACAGGTTGTCCTGGGCATACGCATAACCGATGCCGAAACCCAGGCCGCGCTCATCGGCAGCGCGGATATGCGGCACGCCGTAGGTGGTACGCCGGATCTCTGCCGACGCCTGCGCCGGCGCCACCTGCTCGCGCGCCGACGCCGCCAGGCTCACTCCCAGCAACAGCCCTGCCACGCATACCCTGGACAACCCGTTGAAAATAATCACGCCGACTCCACAGTCAAATTGAACACCCTCGGTAGGGACAACTTCCCCACCGTAAGGACGCAACCCAGCGGAAATAATTTAGCGGCGTGGCGCGTTTGGTCCGGGCGACGGCAGTGTGACAAACCCGATACCGACAAAATTTCTACATCGTGCCCTTCATGATTTTGCCCGTTCGTTCGTCTTATTGAATAAGAGCACCATCATTTTCCTGATCAGGCTCTGATAAGGAGTTTCTGCATGTACAACCCGCAAGTGCCCATGGATGGACATTCACCGAGCGCCGAAGCCAGTTTCGCCAATCGCCCCCAAGGGCCCGAACAACAGGGCAACCAGCGCATTCGCCACCTGCTCAAGTGTTTCGGCCTGCGCACCAGCCTGATCCGGCTGAAGGTCATCGACGCCCTGCTTACCGCGGCCGGCAACCAGCGCACCCTTGGCGTGCGCGGCGTGCACAGCCATCTGCTGGAACTGGGCATCCCGTTGTCGTTCCTCAGTGTGCGCGAGGTGCTAAAGCGCCTGTGCAGCGAGGGCGTGATCACCCTCAATGCCGACAAGAGCTACAGCCTCCATGAAGAGGCTGCCAAAGTGCTCGAAGGACGCGGCTGAATCAGGCGCTCATCAGAAGTTCGGCTTGACCTTGCGACGCATGATGCCGTTGATCACCACCACCACCACGGCAATTGCAATGGCCAGGTATTGGAAGGTCTTTTCGCTGATCGCGCCGATGTTCTGCAGGTAGGACAAGCCAAACATCGAGGCCAGGACGGCCAGGGCAATCAGAATCGAGTATTTCAAACGTTGCTTTTGGGTCATGACGAGTTCTCGAACCGGTAGGAATGTATCCACTGTGTATCGCCGCGCATGCCAAGCTCATACCCGAAAACGGGGATGGACCGGGGGCGGCAGGGTCTCATGTTACAGGCGATGAAAAGCTTTGGCTCGTTCCGCGCCTGATTGACCTTGTGAACACCTTGAGGATTGCCCAAATGCTGCGTCGAATCACCCTGCTGATTCCCTTGCTGATCATGCTGACCATGAGCGGCTGCTTCTTCTTCCCTCGCGGTGGTGGCGGCTGGCATGACCATCGCTATGAAGGCGGCCCAGGCTACGAGCACCGCTGAAGGCAGGGGCGCCTCGCTGCCAGCGAGACGCCCACCCTGCAGAAACGCTTACCCCCCATGCACCCAGCGCTGATGCAGCCACCGCGCCAGGGCATCCAGCGCAAACCCCAGCAGCCCGATCAGCAGCACCATCGCCATCAGTTCCGAATACGCCAGCCGGTCGCGGGTATCGAGGATGTAATACCCCAGCCCCGCACTCACCCCCAGCATCTCGCACGGCACCAGCACGATCCACAGAATGCCGATGGCCAGGCGCACGCCGGTCAACACATGCCCCACCACGCCAGGAATGATCACCCGGCGCAACGTCTCCCAGCGCGTAGCACTCAAGCTCTTGCTCAATTGCAGCCAGCGCGGGTCGAGCTGACGCACGCCAGCCGCGGTGTTGAGCATGATCGGCCACACCGCGGCGAATGCCAGCAGGAAATAGATCGGCTGGTCCCCTACGCCCATCAGCATCACCACGATCGGCATCCAGGACAGCGGCGAGATCATGCGCAAGAACTGGAAGGCCGGCGTGGTCGCCGCCTCCAGGTTGCGCGAACTGCCCACCAGCAGGCCCAGCGGCACGCCCACCAGCAAGGCCAGGAACAGCCCGACGAAGATGCGCTTGAGGCTGACCGCGATGTGCACATACAACTCACCGCGCCCGAGCAATTCCCACAGGCTGCTGAAGGTGGCTGCCAGGGAAAAGCGCGCCGACAGGCCGTCCGCCTCGCCAAACAGTTTCACTCCCAGCCACCAGAGCGCCAGCAACCCTGCCAGGCCACCCAACCCGAGCAACCAGCCCGGCCACGCCACAGTTTTACCGCTGCTCAAACGCCGATCTCCTCATGCCGCGCATAACCCTCAGGCAGGCCGAAGGTCTGCATGCCGCCGACGGCCTCGATGGCGTTGCGCACAAAGCGATCGTCCACCAGGTCCTTGGCGACGAACGCCGGGTCGAGGTCGGCGAGAAAGCGCTTGTCGCCTTCGATCAAGGTGTCCTTGAGGCGGCGGACCAGTTCTTCGGTGTAGCTGGGGAATGGGTAAGGCTGGAAGTCGATGCGGTGCTCGTCCCAGTTGGCGTGCTGGATCGCGCCATCGGCCAGGTACCCGGCGCGGTCGGCGGCGGCAGGCGCGAGCACCTTGCTCAACACCGGCTCGGCATGCGGCGTGTAGCGGTTCGGGCCGTCCTTGGACAGCAGCTTCACCGCCTCTTCACGATGGTCGCGGGTCCACACCTGGGCCTTGACGATGGCATTCACCACTTTCTGCGACCACTCCGGGCGATTGGTCAGGTCATGCTCATGCATGAACACCACGCAGCATGCGTGGTTGCGCCACACATCGCCGGTAAAGCGCTGCACCCGGCCCACCTTGAGGTTTTCCGCCAGGGCGTTGAACGGCTCGGCGACGATATAGCCGTCGATGCGCTTGCTGGCCAGTGCCGGTGGCATGTCCGAAGGCGGCAGCACGATCAGGTTGACTTCATTGACGCCAATCGCGCTGCCCGCCGCTCGCGCAACCGGCGTGAGGCCGTTATCGCGGAACAACTGCTGCACCACCACGTTATGAATCGAATACCAGAACGGAATCGCCACCGACTTGCCGCCCAACTGCTTGACGTCGGTGATCCCCGGCGCCACGGTCAGCCCCGAACCGCCGACGTGGTTCCATGCCACCACCTTGGCCGGCACCTTGCTGCCATAGCGCGCCCACACGGTCATGGGCGACAACAGGTGAATCACGTTGACCTGGCCGGAGATGAAGGCTTCGATCACCTGGGCCCAACTGCGCAACAACACTGGGCGCTCGGCCTTGATGCCCTCGGCTTCGAACAGCCCATTGTTGTGCGCCACCAACAGCGGCGTGGCGTCGGTGATCGGCAGGTAGCCGATACGCACCGGTGCGTCGGGCTCGCTGGCCGCCCGCGCCTGCAGGCTGCTCAACAACGGCAAGGCGCCGGCGGCGCTGAGCACCGCCGAGAGTTTGAGAAAGTCACGGCGCGAGTGGGTCAGGTCATCCAGGCACATGGCTAGGCTCCAGCGGGTCAAGGGGGTTGGGTTGAGGGCGGCTCGCCTGCCGTAAGGTTTTGAGAATCTCGATGCGCAGCGCGCCAATGGCTTCGACCTGTTCCTCACGCGGTTGCGGCAGGTCGATATGCCACTCACCCAACGTGCGCGCCGGGCGGTTACCCAGCAGCAGGATGCGGTCAGACAGCAGCAGCGCTTCGTCGATGTCATGGGTGATCAACACCGCTGCCGAGCCCTGCTCGCGGTTGACCTTGAGCAAAAGGTGCTGCATATCGGCGCGGGTCACTTCGTCCAGGGCGCCGAACGGCTCGTCCAGCAGCAGCACCTGCGGCTGGCGTGCCAGGCAGCGGGCCAACGCGGTGCGCTGGGCCATGCCGCCGGACAACTGCGCGGGAAACTGGTGACGGGCATGTTCCAGGCCCACAGCGGCAATCGCATGGTCGACGCGCTGGCGGCGTTCTTCGCTGCCAAGGTGCGGTTGCCGGGCGAAATCCAGGCCGAAGGCGACGTTCTTCTCCAGGTTCAGCCAGGGCAGCAGGCTCGGATCCTGAAACGCCACCGCCACCCGCGGGTGCGGGCCACTCAACGGCTCACCGAGCACGCTGACAAAACCGCCCTGGGGCGCCTGCAAACCGGCCAACACGCGCAACAGACTGGATTTGCCCACACCACTGGGGCCGAGGATCGACACCACTTCGCCGGGCTGCAACTGCAGGTCGAAGCCTTGCAATACCGGGCCGCTGGCATACCCCAGGCACACGCCCTGGGCCGTCAATACCGTCGGGTTCATAGGTTGGCCTGGCGTTGCAGCTCGGTTCGCAGTTGCACCAGGCTGGGCGTGACGATGGGCACGAACGCCGATTCGCGCCAGCGCCTGGCAAAGCCGCTGCCGTGGGCGGTGAGGTAAGCCTTGCCGCCGCTGGCCTGCAATTCCAGTTGCACCGCGCTGGCGGCGGTTTCGGCCAGGGCGATGCGCAGCTTGAACAACGGTACCGGCTCGAAGGCGAACCGCCCGGCCAGCAGGCCATTCTTGAGTTCGTTGACCAAGTGATCCAGGGTCACGCGCAGCGCTTCGAGTTCTTCACGCAACACGGTGCGCGATGCGCCCAGATGATGGGCCACCTCCGCCAGGGAGCGACGGGCCAGGCCAATCGACATACCGCACTGCAAGCCCAGGAATGCCGGGCGTACAGCCGGCAGGAACTGCCGCGCGTCCTCGTGCAGCAGCCAGTCGCGGCTCAACTCCACGCCTTCCAGGCCGAGGGCGGCGGTATTGCTCGATTGCAGCCCGAGCAATTCCAGGTCACGGGAGCGCTGCAAGCCAGCCACTGAATCCGGAATGGCCAGGATAAACGGCGCACCGCCGCCGGCGTGCTCGATGGCCGCAGCGGCGACGAAGCCGCTCTTGCGCAGGTTGGTCACCCAGTGCAGTCGACCGTTGAGGGTCCAGCCGTGATCGGTGGGTTCGGCGCTGATCTGCAGCGTCTCGATGCCAGACAAAAACTTCATCGCATTCGACAGCCCGGTGGCGCCGGCCAGCCTGCCGCTGATCAAGTCCGGCAGCAGTTGCTCGCGCAGCCGCGCATTGGGGCTTTGCAGCAGGTATTCGATAAAGGAACGCTGCCCCCAGCACACGAACGCCGCCGCCAGGGAATGGCTGGCGATATGGGCGATGGCGTCTACGGCACCGGTCACGTCGCCGCCCAGGCCGCCGAGGGCCTTGGGCACGCCGATTCGCAATATATTGGCTTCTGCCAGCCGTGGCAGCACTTCCTGTGGATCGCAACTGCCCACGTCCAGGGCCTGCGCTTGAACATCGAGCCAACGGCTCAAGATTGGGTCAAGCATGTATGTTTCTCCTTGTTCCTACAGTGGACCCGCGCCAACTCAGCTTGCCGGTTGTTCCCAACGGTACTGCGCCAGTTCAGGGTTCAACGGCGTACGTGCAAACACATTGGCAAAGTTGCACAGCGTGGCCAGGCTGACCCCCAGGATAACCTCCAGCGCCTGCCCGTCGGTGTAGCCGGCGGTGCGGAACGCGTCATAGCCCACATCGCTGACATCGCCACGGGTGGCGATCACTTCACGGGTAAACGCGGCGAGTGTCTCATAGCGCGCATCGGGCAACTCACCGCGCTGGCGCAGCGCCGCGATGACCTCTTCGGGCAGCTTGGCTTTGTTACGTGCCACAGCGGTGTGCCCGGCCACGCAAAAATCGCAACCGTGGTGGGTGGCGGCAATCAGTTGCACCACTTCACGATCAGCCAGGCTCAAGGTCGACTTGGCATTCAGGCCGGACACGGTGATATAGGTTTCCAGCGCCGCCGGGGCATTGGCCAGTACGGCAAGCAGGTTGGGAATGAACCCCGAGGTTTTCAGCGCGTTTTCCAGGAAGGGCTTGGCCGCTTCCGGCGCGGTTTCAGGGGTGAGCAGCGGTACACGGGACATGGAGTGGTCTCCTCATGGGTGAATGACTCCAGTCTGTTGGTTATAAAAAAACCGCTCAATAGGCTAAAGTAGCGATTACTTGCTCTAGAGTCTTTTCGTTAGATGAATTCGTCCAGCGCACTCGTCGATTGGTTATTAGACAGCCTCGAACTGAACACCAGCCTGTTTCACGTCGGCCGTTACTGCGGCGACTGGCACGCGAGCACCCACGGGCTGGCGAGGGCGAGTTTTCATCTGATCGTACAAGGCCAATGCTGGCTGCATATCGACGGCCAATCAGCGCAGTACCTGAACAATGGCGATGCGGTGTTCCTGCTGCGCGACCTGCCCTATCGGCTTTCCGGTGCAGACACCGCAGCGGGCGCACAGGAATGCCCGCGCCGCCCGATGCTGGCGCTCGATAGCAACGCTACGGACGGAGTGGGCCTGGTCTGCGGCTTCTTTGATTTCCAGTCCGGGCTGTCGGCGATGATTGTCGACAGCCTGCCCGCCTGGATCATCCTGCGCGCCGGTGACCCGTCGTTGACCGCTGCGCGCAATCTGTTCGAACTGATTCTGCAGGAGTGCGAGCGCCTGCCCGCGCCCTCTTCGGCCTTGCTCGAACGTCTGTGCCATCTGCTGTTTCTGTATGTGCTGCGCCAACAAGTGCTTGATAACACCGAACTGGGCGGCCTGGCGGCACTCGGTCGACAGCCGGCATTTTCCAATTTATTGGAACAACTGATCGCACGTCCGGCAGAGAATTGGACACTGCAAAGCATGGCCGCCTGCACCGGGTTGTCACGCTCGGCGTTTTTCAAGCGGTTCAACGAACTGTGCGGGCAGTCACCGGGCCAGGTGCTATTGATGATGCGCATGCGCCACGCCTGCCAGTTGTTCAAGACGGACCAGACCGTGGCGGATGTATCGCTGGCGGTGGGCTATCAATCAGTGGCGGCGTTTACCCGCGCCTTTCATAAAGTCACCGGGCAGCAACCGGGCGCTTACCGCCGCGCGCAAAGCTAGCGGCGCAAGCCGTTGCCCGGCTCGGCGCACAGCTTCACCAGCCAATCGACAAACACCCGGACCCGCTGGGACAGCTGGCGATGCGGCGGGTACAGCGCGGTCAGCGCCATGTTCGGCACCGCCACCTGCGGCAACACTTCCACCAGCGTGCCCTCGGCCAGTTGCTTCATGGCGTGATAATGCGGGGCCTGGATCAGCCCGTAGCCGGCTTCACAGGCCGCGAAATACCCGTCGGAACTGTTCACGGCGACCACTTTCGTCAAGTTCAGCGTGCGCAGCTCGGTGCCAAGCTGGAATTCCAGGCCGAAGCGCTTGCCACTCGCGCTGGAGACATACTCAATCATCTGATGCCGGGCCAGGTCGTCCAGGCTGGCGGGCACGCCCATGCGCTGCAGGTAGGCGGGGCTGGCCAGCGTCAGCTGGTGCATCATCGCCAGCGGTCGCGCCACCAGCGAGTCGTCCAACGCCAGGCCACCGCGCAGTACGCAATCGACCCCTTCACGAATCAGGTCCACCGGGCGGTCGTTGAGGCCGATGTCCAGCTCGATCTGCGGGTAGAGCGCGGTGAACGTCGGCAGCGCCGGGATCACGATCAAACGGCCGATGCCCGACGGCATATCAATGCTCAGGGTGCCGCGCGGGTTTTGCCGGCGCGAGGAAAACACCGCCTCGGTTTCTTCAAGGTCCGCCAGCAACTGCACGCAACGCTGGTAGTACGCCGCGCCGTCCAGGGTCGGGCTGACCTGGCGCGTGGTGCGCTGCAGCAATTGCACGCCCAGGTGGGCCTCCAGTTGCTTGATCAGGATCGTCACCGAAGCGCGCGGCAGTTGAAGGCTGTCTGCCGCCTTGGCAAAACCGCCGAGTTCTACGATTCGGGTGAAGACGCGCATGGCATTGAAACGGTCCACGGTTCACCCCGGAGATTGTTTAGATTTTACAAATAGTGATAGTGCTTTTAGCCGGTTTATCCAGGTTTTGTCGAGCGCGACAATGCACGCCTCAACCAAGGAGCACCACCATGCACACTCGCCAACTCGGTAAAAACGGCCCCCACGTCTCCGCCATCGGCCTCGGCTGCATGGGCATGAGCGACTTCTATACGCCGGGCCTCGACTCCACGGAGGCCATCGCCACCCTGCACCGCGCCCTGGAGCTCGGCGTCAACTTTCTCGATACCGCCGACATGTACGGCCCCCACACCAATGAACAACTGATCGGCAAGGCCATCGCCGGCAAGCGCGACCAGGTGTTCCTGGCCAGCAAATTCGGCATCCTGCGCGACCCGGCAAACCCCGCGCTGCGTGGCGTATGTGGGCGCCCGGAGTACGTGCGCGCCTCCATCGACGGCACGCTGCAACGCCTGGGCATTGAAACCCTGGACCTGTATTACCAGCACCGCATCGATCCCGAGGTGGCCATCGAAGAAACGGTTGGCGCCATGGCCGAGCTGGTGAAACAGGGCAAGGTGCGCTACCTGGGCCTGAGCGAAGCGTCGGCCGCCACGTTGGAGCGCGCGCACAAGGTTCACCCCATCAGCGCCCTGCAAAGCGAATATTCGCTGTGGAGTCGCGATCAGGAAGACAACGGCTGCCTCGCCACCTGCCAGCGCCTGGGCATCGCCTTCGTTCCGTACAGCCCGTTGGGTCGGGGGTTCCTCACCGGGGCACTGAAAAGCCCGGAGGATTTCGATGCCGAGGACTACCGGCGTTTCAACCCGCGCTTTCAGGGCGAGAATTTTGCGAAAAACCTGCAACTGGTCGCACAGGTGCAAGCGCTGGCAGCCGATAAAGGCGTAACGGCCGGCCAACTGGCGCTGGCCTGGGTATTGGCGCAAGGCGACTACATCGTGCCGATCCCCGGCACCAAGCAGCGTAAATACCTGGAAGAAAACGTGGCGGCCGTGTCGATCAGCCTCAGCCCGACCGAGCTGGGGGCGCTGACAGCGATCTTCCCGGCCCACGCAACCGCCGGCCTGCGCTACCCCGAGGAAGTGATGGCCATGCTGGAAATCTGACCACGCGGCGCCGTTCGACGGCGCCCGCACTTTCTTGCACGCACGTACCTAAAGCTGGCTGCTTCCAAGCCGATAGCCCTACGAAGCTCTAAAAAAGCCGCGTCGACAATAACGCTTCGTAAGGACGGCCCCATGCCCCCACTGCGCTCCATCCAAGCCCGCTATACCCTGTTTCTGGTGCTGTTCGTCCTGGTGTTATTGGTGTTGACCGTCGTGGGCATCGGCCAGTTGGTCGCGCCCAAGCTGCAATACACCGAAGAGCAGGTGGTGCTTAACCGCGTCGGCGAGGTAGCCGAACAGATCCAGGGCGAACTGAACAAGGTTCAGGCCCAGCAACGCACCATCACCCAAACCATTCCATTGCTCGACAGTGACGCCATCGACAAGGTGCTGCCCGGCCTGGTCGACCAGTACGGCGAGCTCAAAGTGTTCGGCGGCGGTATCTGGCCGCTGCCCAATCAGCGCACCCCTGGGCGCAACAAGCACAGCACGTTCTGGCACCGCGATGCCTCGGGCAAGCTGGCGGTCAACACCTTCTGGAACAGTGACCCGGCGCCCAACTATTACGACCAGAGCTGGTACAAGGGCGGCCTCGCCTCGCCCCGTGGCCAATGCGCCTGGGCCGCCGCCTACAAGGACGATGCCAGCCAGGAGCCGCGCACCAACTGCGCCATGGCGATCCAGCGTGACGGCGCCGCCTATGGCGTGGCGACCATCGACGTGACCCTGGGCTTCTTCAATGACCTGGTGGCCAGCAAGGAAAAAGACATCGGCGGGCAAATGCTGATCGTCGAAGGCGACGGCAAGATCATCAGCAACAGCTCGCGCATCAGCGGCCCGATCGTGCTGAAGAACATCAGCGAACTGACTGGCACCTCGGCCTTCGCCGCCCAGATCAGCAAGGCCCTCGCCCATCGCGACCAGGGCTTGCAACGTGCTGAGTTCGACAACCAGGGCGTGGCCAGTACCTTCTACATGCGCCCGATCGAAGGCACCCCGTGGTTCCTGGCGACTGCCCTGCCCACTTCGCTGATCACCGCCCAGCGCAATGACGTACTCGGCAGCCTGGCGCTGCTGCAAATCCCGATGGTGATCCTGCTGGTGCTGCTGGCGGCCTATGCCATTCGCCAACTGGTCCAGCGCATGAAAGCGCTGAAGGGCAATATCGACGCGCTGTCTGCCGGCGACGCCGACCTCACACGACGCATCACCATCCGCGCCGAAGACGAACTGGGCGCCATCGGCCACTCGGTGAACCGCTTTATCGTCTACCTGCAAAACATGATCGGTGAGGTGACCCAGGCCACCGGTGCCATGTCCTCGGGCCTGGCGCAACTGCAGCAAACCTCGGCGCACACCAACCAGATCCTGTTGCGCCACGCCTCGGAAACGGACCAGACGGTGACCGCCATCACCGAAATGAGCTCCACCGCCGACACCGTCGCGCAAAACGCCGCGGAAACGGCGGCGTTCACCCAGCGCGCCAACGAACACGCCGACCGCTCCCGCGTGGTGGTGGGCGAAGCGTCCGCCAGTGTCAGCGCCTTGATCGGTGAAGTCGCCAGCGCGACCCACACCGTGGAGAATATGCGCCAGGACGCCGCGCGTATCACTGAAACCCTCGGCGTGATCGGCGCCATCGCCGGCCAGACCAACCTGTTGGCACTCAACGCCGCGATTGAAGCGGCACGGGCCGGCGAACAAGGCCGCGGTTTTGCCGTGGTGGCCGATGAAGTCCGCGCATTGGCCGCGCGCACTCAGGCCAGCACCTCGCAGATCAACGAAATGCTGGCGCGCCTGACCACCGGTGTGGGCTCATCGGTCGCCGCCATGGAAAACACCCAGGCCAGCTGCCAGTCGGCGGCCGATGCCACGGAGCGGGTCAACACCGGGCTCGATGAGATGGCAGGCTCGGTCAGCCACATCAACAACCTGAGCACCCAGATCGCGACGGCCGCCGAGCAGCAGAGCGCGGTGACCGAAGAGATCAACCGCAGCATGGTGCAGATCCGACAGATGGTTGAAGAGTTGGTAGAAAGCGGTCATGTCACGCAAACCAATACCCAAAGCCTGCTGGACGCCAATGGCCGGGTGATTGCCTTGATGGGGCGCTTCAAAGTGCGTTGATCCACGCCTGAATACTCCCGTGCAAAGCGCGGGAGTCGGACTATTCTCACAACTCCTAGTGTAAAACCCGCCACACAGGAGGTGTGTCATGCACGCTGAGCAATCGGTCCGCTTGGAGCGAATCAGTCAGGAACGCTTCATCCAGGCCTCGGTCGAGACCGTCTACGACTACGTGACCCAGCCCGACCGCTGGCACGAATGGCACCCCACCTCCTTAAGCGCCGATACCGGCACCTGCGGCTCAGTGCCGGTCGGCACGCGGTTCACCGAAATCATCGACCTGCTGGGCATACGTGTCCCGCTGAGTTACCGCGTGCAAATCGCCCGTTGCCCGCACGAGTTCAAGACCGTATTCACCTCACTGGCGGTCGACGGCTCATTGCACTATTTCCTGCAAGCACAACAAGGCGGCACACTGTTCAAGCGTGTCCTGACCTATGAGACCGAACTGCAACTGGTGACCTTGCATGAACGCATGCTCGAACTCTCGCGCATTGCGCTGGACCAGCTCAAGCATCGCTTGGAGCACCTGCGGGATTGATCCCTCTCTCGCTTAACTGACCCGCTTCAGGGAAAATGCCCGCCTCCTGCCGTGCGTTCAGTGACACCGACCATGAAAAACCCTCTGCAACGAACCCGTCCGATTCATCGGCATCTGAAACCGTGCTGATGGGTTACCTGGGGCTGTTCGCCGCCGCCTTTGGCGCGGCGACATTACTGCCCTTGCAGTCGGAAGCCGTGCTGGTCGGGCTGCTGCTCAGCGGGCATTACAGCCTGTGGCTGCTGTTGGGCATCGCCACTCTGGGCAATGTGCTGGGTTCGGTGGTCAATTGGCTGCTGGGCCGCTCGGTGGAGCACTTCAAGGCGCGGCGCTGGTTTCCCGTCAGCCCCCGGCAGCTGGACAAGGCCCGCCGCCACTACACGCGCTGGGGCCATTGGACGCTGTTGCTCAGTTGGCTGCCGATCATCGGCGACCCATTGACTCTGGTAGCCGGCGTGATGCGCGAACCGCTATGGCGCTTCCTGCTGCTGGTCACCCTGGCCAAGGCGCTGCGCTACGGCGTGCTGGCCGCCGTGACCCTGCACTGGGTGTTAATCCCCCGTTAATCTCCCTTCAACAGCATCCGGGGCATTATTTCCGGAGCTTATGTCTATGCCTTCCAT
Above is a genomic segment from Pseudomonas sp. R5-89-07 containing:
- a CDS encoding SRPBCC family protein; this translates as MHAEQSVRLERISQERFIQASVETVYDYVTQPDRWHEWHPTSLSADTGTCGSVPVGTRFTEIIDLLGIRVPLSYRVQIARCPHEFKTVFTSLAVDGSLHYFLQAQQGGTLFKRVLTYETELQLVTLHERMLELSRIALDQLKHRLEHLRD
- a CDS encoding YqaA family protein, with protein sequence MLMGYLGLFAAAFGAATLLPLQSEAVLVGLLLSGHYSLWLLLGIATLGNVLGSVVNWLLGRSVEHFKARRWFPVSPRQLDKARRHYTRWGHWTLLLSWLPIIGDPLTLVAGVMREPLWRFLLLVTLAKALRYGVLAAVTLHWVLIPR